The window CCTGCGACACGTAGCTCAGGCTGACGTAAGAAATGGTGAACGAGGCTTGTTTATAGGAAATTTCGATGGGATTCCCGTGGTAGAACGATGTTGAGATTGTTTTCGTCTCCAAGGCTTTTTTACCTCCCTTCAAGAAAGTTATTCCCGTAATTACGACCGGTGGCACGAACTGGTTTTTCACGTCGGCCAGTTCTTCAGGATAGAAACAGCTAAAACCGTTGATGCCCCCGAAATAGAATTTGCCGTCCCGAGTTTTGTAGCTGGCCCTGAAATTGAACTGAGCGCTCTGCATTCCACTGGTCTTGTTATAGATGCGGCTATCGTGCGGGGCCTTCGGGTTGAAGCGGATAATGCCTACATTAGAACTCAGCCACAAGTTGCCGAACTGATCGTCCAGCACTCCGTAGATGACGTTGTCGGGAAGTCCGTCGGCAAGCGAGATGTTTCGGAAACTGTCTGTTTGGTGATCATAGAAGAATATTCCGCCACCCTGGCTGGTATAGATGAGATTTTTGTGGGCGTCAATATATACACTGCAAAGTTTCTGGCCCACGATGGGATTGCTACGGTAGTTCACGGAGTCGTAGTGGATCCATTCGCCTTCGGCGAGTTTCAGCCGTATAGCTCCGGCGTTCAGTGATGCCAGCCACAGGTTGCCGTATTCGTCCTCCAGCATATCGCGTACGCACCCGGCGTTTCCCAGAATCCGGTCAAAACGGTGGTGCTGTCGATCGTAGCGGTTCACTCCCTCGCTCGTCCCTACGAAAATCTCCCCGCTACGCGTCCGGTAAAGCGAGAAGATACAGTCGTTGTCGATTGAGTGTTCGTCCGCCGGGTCGTGCCGCAAATGGTTTACATGTCCACTTTTCAGGTTGTGAATATCGAGCCCGCGGGACAGTGTGCCGATCCAGAGGTCGTCGCCGTCCAGCAATAAGGCCTGGATGTTGTGGTAGGAGGTCTCGATAGGCTGTGTGATCCAGTTGGTCTTCGTGTTGAAATAGTTCACGCCGCCGTCCTCGGTGGCAATCCAGAGGTTGCCCGCAGGATCCTCGCAGAACTGCCCTACAGCCCGGCCCGAAAGCATCCCCGGGACATTGCCCGGCACAAAGGTCTCCACCGACGAAAGTAACGGGTTGAAGTAGTTAACGCCGCCGAAATAAGTTCCGATCCACAAACCGTTCTCCCGGTCCTGGAAAATCGAATAAACATTCTGGTCGCTCAGGCTTTGCTGACTGCGGGGGTTGTCGATCCTCCGGAGCCCGTCAGACGTGACAGCATAGAACCCGTCATCGGCCCCGATGAGCATTATCTCCTTCGAGTACGGGAAGACGGCCCGGACATGGGTAATGTAGTTTTCCGCCCCCTTGCCGCCGTAAGACGCGTAGGTTCGGGTATCCTTATGATAACAGAGCACCCCGTCCTCCCAGGTTCCCAGCCACAACTGGCCCCGTTCATCTTCGGAAATATTCAGTATCTCGATTCTGGTTTCGCCCGAAAACGCTGACTCCGGATTGAGTACCCCGCGACCGGAATCATACCGCAGCAGCCCCAGCCGGCTTCCGACCCACATAACGCCCGAACGATCGCGTATGACGCACCATGCAGCATTTTGCCTAAGGTCCAGCCCGACGGATTCGACCCGGCTCAACGTATTCGTGCCGGGGTCGAACGTAAACACGCCTTGGATCATCGTCGCCAGCCAAAGACGGCCCTTGTCGTCGAATTGCATGCTGTTGACGCCGGAGGTTACCTCTATCCCGTCAGCGGTCTTGACGTTCAGTTTCGTGAACTTTTCGTCTGCCATGCGCATGATATAAAGTCCGGCGTCCGTACCCACGTACAGAACGTCGGAGGGCCCCAGCAACAGGCTCCGGATGTAGTTGTTGCCCAAGGAGAGATTTTCGTTGGGATCGTTGCGGTATATCCGGAACTCGGTCCCATCGTAGCGGTTCAGTCCCGCTTTGGTGCCGAACCACATGAAGCCGCACGAGTCCTGGATAATACACTGCACGCTGTTCTCCGACAGTCCGTCGTCGACATCGATCTTGCGGAATTGGAACGGGAACAACTTCTGGCAGTAGATGTCTCCGACAGTAAAAAATGATACGAATAAGAGGAGAAAGAGTTTCTTCATACGGGACATGTAGTAATTTTTCATCAACAATGGTAAAATTCAGTAAAATTTAAGTTAATCGCAAGCAAAAGGGCCTAAATAGTCGATTATTACAAGATTTGAATAAAAAATATTAGCCCCGAACGGCTCCCGGCGATTAATTTTGACTTAACCAAAATCAACCGGCCTATGGGCAAACTTTACTTTTTCGTGCTGTGTCTGCTTCCGGTGTTCGCCGTCTCCTGCGATACTGCGTCCGAGAAGACAATCGCTCCCTCTTCGGTCCCGCTCGCCGACCCCAACATCCTGCTGTACGACGGCGTCTATTACGCCTACGGAACCAATCCCGAC of the Alistipes senegalensis JC50 genome contains:
- a CDS encoding two-component regulator propeller domain-containing protein — encoded protein: MKKLFLLLFVSFFTVGDIYCQKLFPFQFRKIDVDDGLSENSVQCIIQDSCGFMWFGTKAGLNRYDGTEFRIYRNDPNENLSLGNNYIRSLLLGPSDVLYVGTDAGLYIMRMADEKFTKLNVKTADGIEVTSGVNSMQFDDKGRLWLATMIQGVFTFDPGTNTLSRVESVGLDLRQNAAWCVIRDRSGVMWVGSRLGLLRYDSGRGVLNPESAFSGETRIEILNISEDERGQLWLGTWEDGVLCYHKDTRTYASYGGKGAENYITHVRAVFPYSKEIMLIGADDGFYAVTSDGLRRIDNPRSQQSLSDQNVYSIFQDRENGLWIGTYFGGVNYFNPLLSSVETFVPGNVPGMLSGRAVGQFCEDPAGNLWIATEDGGVNYFNTKTNWITQPIETSYHNIQALLLDGDDLWIGTLSRGLDIHNLKSGHVNHLRHDPADEHSIDNDCIFSLYRTRSGEIFVGTSEGVNRYDRQHHRFDRILGNAGCVRDMLEDEYGNLWLASLNAGAIRLKLAEGEWIHYDSVNYRSNPIVGQKLCSVYIDAHKNLIYTSQGGGIFFYDHQTDSFRNISLADGLPDNVIYGVLDDQFGNLWLSSNVGIIRFNPKAPHDSRIYNKTSGMQSAQFNFRASYKTRDGKFYFGGINGFSCFYPEELADVKNQFVPPVVITGITFLKGGKKALETKTISTSFYHGNPIEISYKQASFTISYVSLSYVSQADNCYAYMLEGFDTDWHDVCNNRSVSYFNLPPGKYTFKVRGSNNDGMWNTEAARIDIRILPPLWRSAFAITAYILAFILACFLTIRHLLQRLRRKRAAELESVTAEAEKKTFQSQIEFFVSIAHEIRTPLSLISAPLEEIIASGDASGQMRQNLRIIDKNRERLSTLVNQLLDFRKIDSRKHIAMRQEIDLKKLLSDIYERFLKTSYTKHIEMLFELPEGDASVISDSDALIKITDNLLANALKFTSDRILLQLQRNADRSFTIRVTDNGKGIPDRLKKLIFDPFYQIDKQDEKRGYGIGLSLVKNLSEVLEGQIRVSDAPGGGTVFSVTFANLSSVTSQSPSSVSVDEESLLEDPAAEHLPRLLAVDDNPDMTLFISQNLGGNYHVDVADNVSQALKLLEKNSYELIISDIMMPGTDGILFARQLRNNINFSHIPIILLSAKTDNVSKAEGLYAGADVFIEKPFSMKYLKAQIASLLNNRKSILDAFNRSPLMPYSALATNKSDEIFLKKLNEEIEKHMADENFSVESLADIFSLSRSSLQRKVKIISGTTPGEYLRNYRLKRACHLLLESNMRINEVAFEVGFNSASYFTKAFFKAYNMTPTDFLAEHAPEKADRQMQGTASGKSTDRN